A genome region from Magnolia sinica isolate HGM2019 chromosome 8, MsV1, whole genome shotgun sequence includes the following:
- the LOC131253598 gene encoding uncharacterized protein LOC131253598, with the protein MDRSDSVSYLDSLPATSRRSPPSKLSGEKRSTSEPKGRLETSCKRIKTRDLDSVLRSEGTNTNPSESLKIKDDTVQVHFSKNEEISRSTEAQNMLSDRLEDVTTGQNDLLGPATCLSLGSISNNRSCRDPKTKSRPIDGFGCNAASSAYVGDNSKPSVPRKPNNGLDLNITTSSGLGVDLNGENTSNLVDQQNPFYPYKSLCKLKHRVPSECGSSTGPLEETEPLRMWKAMKQNGFLSYSHGGVPLPKQRVQSRKTKADSFKRKMQHAKREQVNRFTKIAAPSGLLSGLNPGIINHVRNSKQVHSIIEALVRSEKLENQNQNRPVGHLGKGSKDMEDRVPLDGPSIPSSSEHIGGVNQSHVAERSIRCEPSVGPPFTSECMDDMLTLKLSPIITTALENASCLCSEDFSANHESISSLSIKAATVASQWLNLLHQDISGRLAALRRSRKRVLATITTEFPSQMPYEFFSSQENDPCSAKSPGAEFSNNAAPDMHMARWRGLFDQMDRALSEEGKHLENWLRQVKEMQLHCERGLQFVNIPVTSGLQRLGLAEKDSRSKKLETLERECAVRAAAASIYSTCNLITAAENVSCF; encoded by the exons ATGGATCGATCGGATTCGGTATCTTACTTGGATTCATTGCCGGCCACAAGCCGCAGATCTCCTCCATCCAAG TTGAGCGGAGAAAAAAGGAGCACTTCGGAGCCCAAAGGCAGATTGGAGACCTCCTGTAAGCGGATCAAGACGCGGGATCTGGATTCGGTTTTGCGCTCTGAAG GGACCAATACCAATCCATCAGAATCTCTGAAGATTAAAGATGACACAGTTCAAGTTCATTTCAGTAAGAATGAGGAGATTTCCCGAAGCACTGAAGCTCAGAACATGCTTTCAGATAGACTCGAAGATGTAACAACAGGCCAGAATGACCTCTTAGGGCCCGCTACTTGTTTGAGTCTGGGTAGCATCAGCAACAATCGCAGTTGTAGGGATCCCAAAACAAAATCGCGTCCCATTGATGGCTTCGGCTGCAATGCAGCCTCATCAGCATATGTTGGGGATAATAGCAAACCATCTGTACCACGAAAACCAAACAATGGCCTTGATCTTAATATTACAACCTCATCAGGCCTAGGTGTGGATCTTAATGGAGAAAACACTTCTAACCTGGTAGACCAACAAAACCCATTTTATCCTTATAAAAGTTTGTGCAAGTTAAAACATAGAGTGCCTTCAGAGTGTGGGAGCTCTACGGGTCCGTTGGAAGAGACTGAACCACTGAGAATGTGGAAAGCTATGAAACAGAACGGCTTCCTATCATATTCACATGGAGGCGTACCTCTACCAAAGCAGCGTGTTCAATCAAGGAAGACTAAAGCTGACTCTTTCAAGAGAAAGATGCAACACGCAAAGAGAGAACAGGTTAACAGGTTCACCAAAATCGCAGCTCCTAGCGGGTTGCTCTCTGGGCTGAATCCGGGAATTATAAACCATGTGAGGAACAGTAAGCAGGTCCATTCAATAATTGAGGCCTTGGTGAGATCCGAAAAGCttgaaaaccaaaatcaaaatagGCCAGTGGGCCACTTGGGAAAAGGGAGTAAGGATATGGAAGACCGAGTGCCTTTGGATGGGCCATCTATTCCTTCGAGTTCGGAGCATATAGGTGGGGTCAATCAATCACATGTAGCAGAGAGAAGCATTCGCTGTGAACCTTCTGTTGGTCCACCCTTCACCTCGGAATGCATGGATGATATGCTCACACTGAAATTATCGCCGATCATCACTACGGCTTTGGAAAATGCTAGCTGTTTGTGCAGTGAGGACTTCTCAGCAAACCATGAAAGCATCAGTTCCCTTTCTATAAAAG CGGCAACTGTTGCTTCCCAATGGCTGAATCTTCTCCATCAGGACATCAGCGGACGTCTTGCAG CGCTCCGTCGTAGTAGGAAGAGAGTACTAGCCACTATTACAACAGAATTTCCTTCTCAAATGCCATACGAGTTCTTCTCAAGCCAAGAGAATGATCCATGTTCTGCAAAATCTCCCGGTGCTGAATTTTCCAACAATGCAGCTCCGGACATGCATATGGCACGATGGAGGGGCCTTTTTGATCAAATGGACAGAGCCCTCTCTGAAGAGGGGAAACATCTC GAAAATTGGTTGCGACAAGTCAAAGAAATGCAATTGCATTGTGAGCGGGGTCTGCAATTTGTCAACATTCCAGTCACAAGTGGTCTCCAACGGCTAGGCTTAGCAGAAAAGGACTCCAG